Proteins found in one Aethina tumida isolate Nest 87 chromosome 1, icAetTumi1.1, whole genome shotgun sequence genomic segment:
- the LOC109597591 gene encoding DET1- and DDB1-associated protein 1 produces the protein MSVAEFLEGLPSYNESNFSKFHVDSNSRSSLKRPSVYVPTRDLPSGQIIVTEKTSILLKYMQQHWDKKVNTSLKKRDLTSEDEPSRKRSRTEYHQNT, from the exons ATG tCCGTTGCAGAATTCCTTGAAGGTTTGCCTTCATACAATGAGAGTAATTTTTCCAAGTTTCACGTGGATAGCAACAGTAGATCATCTCTTAAAAGGCCATCAGTATATGTACCGACTAGAGACTTACCTTCGGGACAAA TTATCGTCACTGAGAAAACTAGCATATTATTGAAGTATATGCAACAACATTgggataaaaaagtaaat ACTTCCTTAAAAAAGAGGGATTTAACCTCTGAAGATGAGCCTTCCAGGAAGAGATCAAGAACTGAGTACCACCAAAATAcataa
- the LOC109597590 gene encoding DNA methyltransferase 1-associated protein 1, translated as MADVRDIMELDRPPTPEVTKESIIGDSKNRKRTSTGARVMRRPEGMHREVYALLYNDNKDAPPLFPSDTSNGYKQVKIKLGMRKPRKWKWMPFVNPARTDNATFYHWRRPSDDPKDYPFAKFNKKVDIPSYTDLEFNKYLKCDGWTKEETDHLMDLAHRFDLRFIVMADRYDSEKFQKRSVEDIKDRYYKLCGILNKIHGEKKNYMYDADHERRRKEQLKRLYERTTEQIDEEQTLLAELKKIEARKKERERKTQDLQKLISQADSQNETPRKTDKKLPKKKVTNPSRPSRIDTNQILQAVETAGIKFPDYKNSGVSLRSQRMKLPANVGQKKSKGIEQMLQEMGLELNPTPTEEICQHFNELRSDMVLLMELKSALGTCEYELQSLRHQYEALSPGKTLPIPPQLLSTTPENETGKVSTEIIDVVGSPGTPLNT; from the exons atggcGGACGTACGAGATATTATGGAACTTGACCGTCCACCCACCCCGGAGGTTACAAAAGAATCTATTATTGGTGATAGTAAGAACAGAAAACGAACAAGTACTGGTGCACGAGTGATGAGAAGACCAGAGGGTATGCACAGAGAAGTGTACGCCCTACTGTATAATGACAATAAAGATGCACCACCTCTTTTCCCATCTGATACAA GTAATGGGTATAAACAGGTGAAGATAAAACTCGGTATGAGAAAACCCAGAAAATGGAAGTGGATGCCTTTTGTTAATCCTGCTAGAACAGATAATGCAACGTTTTATCACTGGAGGAGGCCCTCAGATGACCCAAAAGATTATCCTTTTGCCAAGTTTAACAAG AAAGTAGACATTCCATCATACACAGACCTAgagttcaataaatatttaaaatgtgatgGTTGGACAAAGGAAGAGACAGATCATTTAATGGATTTAGCTCACAGATTTGATCTAAGGTTCATTGTAATGGCAGACAGATATGACTCAGAAAAGTTTCAAAAAAGGTCAGTGGAGGATATAAAGGAcagatattacaaattatgtgGAATCCTCAAcaag ATTCACGGCGAGAAGAAGAATTACATGTATGATGCAGATCATGAAAGAAGGCGGAAGGAACAGCTTAAAAGATTATACGAACGTACAACTGAACAA ATTGATGAAGAACAAACTTTATTAGCCGAACTTAAGAAGATTGAAGCAAGGAAAAAAGAACGTGAAAGAAAAACGCAGGATCTTCAAAAACTTATTAGTCAAGCTGATAGTCAAAATGAAACACCTAGGAAAACAGACAAAAAGTTGCCCAAAAAGAAAGTGACAAATCCATCTAGGCCTTCAAGAATAGACACTAAT CAAATTTTACAGGCTGTTGAAACTGCTGGCATTAAGTTTcctgattataaaaatagtggCGTTTCTCTAAGATCTCAAAGAATGAAGTTACCAGCTAATGTGGGACAGAAAAAATCCAAAGGTATTGAACAAATGTTGCAAGAAATGGGACTAG aattaaatccAACCCCTACGGAAGAGATATGTCAACATTTCAATGAACTAAGAAGTGACATGGTTCTTCTAATGGAATTAAAATCCGCCTTAGGTACATGCGAGTATGAATTGCAAAGTCTTAGACATCAGTATGAAGCTCTGAGTCCTGGAAAG aCATTACCTATCCCACCACAACTTTTGTCAACTACTCCAGAAAATGAAACTGGAAAAGTTTCGACGGAAATTATTGACGTTGTTGGTTCTCCAGGTACACCCTTGAATacctaa
- the LOC109597603 gene encoding uncharacterized protein LOC109597603 — translation MKTVAAFGNPLLDTIANIPDFNLLHKYNLEKDGQKEVDQKTMQSLSKDIEVYEKSISAGGCSQNTLRVLQWLSSKRLKTYIYGSVGDDTDAITLKQLLENDEVYTRYSVQRNLSTGTSISLVTQSNRSLVANVEAAENYSLNDLLASDYEEVILRCSYVYIEGFFLTKRKDVVKHVVNYCNKNRKLLIFNLSGQYLVEQETELVTFCIERADVIFGNKREYVAYCKLHNLPDIKSLAHHLIKHTEYKHGANKIVIVTNGAEDVYCYDNSDIEYKFIVPPVHESEIVDTTGAGDAFVAGFIAGLLAGKTLNQCSEIGCYAAHNIIKLPGCTLPDFKPNLGVLLE, via the exons ATGAAAACAGTGGCTGCCTTTGGCAACCCCCTCTTGGACACTATCGCTAACATACCAGATTTTAATCTACTACACAAATATAACCTAGAAAAGGATGGACAAAAGGAGGTCGACCAGAAAACTATGCAATCATTGTCCAAAGACATCGAAGT GTACGAAAAATCAATATCGGCGGGAGGTTGTAGCCAAAATACGCTAAGAGTATTGCAGTGGTTGTCGAGTAAACGTTTGAAAACTTACATTTACGGTTCCGTTGGAGATGACACAGATGCAATCACACTCAAGCAACTACTAGAAAACGATGAAGTTTACACAAG gtattCAGTTCAGAGGAACCTTTCTACTGGTACTTCCATTAGTTTAGTTACACAATCAAACCGATCTCTTGTTGCAAATGTAGAGGCAGCTGAAAATTATTCACTAAATGATCTGCTTGCATCTGACTATGAGGAAGTTATTTTGAGATGCAGCTATGTTTACATCGAAGGATTTTTCTTGACTAAAAGGAAAGATGTCGTGAAACATGTTGTAAATTATTGCAACAAAAATCGCAAGCTTCTTATATTCAACTTATCTGGACAATATTTGGTGGAACAAGAAACAGAATTGGTCACTTTCTGTATTGAGAGAGCTGATGTTATATTTGGAAACAAAAGGGAATATGTGGCATATTGTAAATTGCACAATTTACCAGACATAAAGAGTTTGGCTCACCATCTGATCAAACATACTGAGTACAAACATGgcgcaaataaaattgtaatagtaaCAAATGGTGCAGAAGACGTGTATTGTTACGACAACTCGGACatcgaatataaatttatagtgcCTCCAGTTCACGAGTCCGAAATCGTTGATACAACTGGGGCCGGCGACGCATTTGTGGCAGGATTTATAGCTGGTTTGCTGGCAGGAAAAACACTAAATCAATGTTCAGAAATTGGATGTTATGCAGctcacaatattattaaattacctgGTTGCACTCTGCCTGATTTTAAACCTAATTTAGGTGTCCTCTTGGAATGA